The proteins below are encoded in one region of Alistipes communis:
- the thiL gene encoding thiamine-phosphate kinase, which translates to MTEFELIARIGQLFAGVPRNDFEEPGDDCTVLGIGGSESLLFTADLLTEGIHFLRNTTPPYELGRKALAVNLSDVAAMGGRSVATLLSVALPPDVSDEWTEAFLRGYRDLSAEEGVMLAGGDTTSSRHDITVNVTVVGRAADHCIKRRSDARAGDAIVVAGPLGASGAGLCDLLAGNLDTPNARIHNAPAAQTAEGLWLGERTEVHAMTDLSDGLASDLRHIAEQSHVGATVDLERIPIAPGSDLVTALTGGEDYKLLFTAAPEALPALCRAFESRFGRPLYPIGTVTEAEDDTIVWLDRGRRVETDWRGYEHNA; encoded by the coding sequence ATGACCGAATTCGAACTGATCGCCCGCATCGGGCAACTCTTCGCCGGAGTGCCCCGCAACGACTTCGAGGAGCCGGGAGACGACTGCACGGTACTCGGCATCGGCGGCAGCGAGTCGCTGCTCTTCACCGCCGATCTGCTCACCGAGGGCATTCATTTCCTGCGCAACACCACGCCCCCTTACGAATTGGGCCGCAAGGCGCTCGCGGTCAATCTGAGCGATGTGGCCGCCATGGGCGGACGGAGCGTCGCCACGCTGCTGTCGGTGGCGCTGCCGCCCGACGTGTCGGACGAATGGACCGAAGCGTTCCTGCGGGGATACCGCGATCTCTCGGCCGAGGAGGGGGTGATGCTCGCCGGCGGCGACACGACCTCGTCGCGGCACGACATCACGGTCAACGTCACGGTCGTCGGCCGTGCCGCCGACCACTGCATCAAACGCCGCAGCGACGCCCGTGCGGGCGACGCGATCGTCGTGGCAGGGCCGCTCGGCGCTTCGGGTGCCGGACTGTGCGACTTGCTGGCCGGCAACCTCGACACTCCCAATGCCCGTATACACAACGCACCCGCCGCACAGACGGCCGAAGGTCTCTGGCTCGGCGAACGCACGGAGGTGCACGCCATGACCGATCTTTCGGACGGACTGGCCTCCGATCTGCGGCATATTGCGGAGCAGTCGCATGTCGGAGCGACGGTCGATCTCGAACGCATCCCGATCGCACCCGGCTCCGATCTGGTGACGGCCCTGACGGGCGGCGAAGATTACAAGCTGCTCTTCACGGCCGCACCCGAAGCCCTGCCGGCGCTCTGCCGGGCTTTCGAATCCCGCTTCGGCCGCCCGCTCTACCCGATCGGCACCGTCACCGAAGCCGAGGACGACACAATCGTCTGGCTCGACCGCGGCCGACGGGTCGAGACCGACTGGCGCGGGTACGAACACAACGCCTGA